The Acidipropionibacterium virtanenii DNA segment CATCCACGCGCTGGAACACGTCATCAGCACGGAGATCAACGTGGAGTTCTCGGCGACGCGGGAAAGGTCGAGGGAGATCATCGGCAGCGTGGGGTCGAAGGTGACTGTGGAGGGGCCGTCGAAGAGCCCGGCCAGATCGCCTGCAACCAGGCGGCGTAGGGCGTGGCCGACGAGGCGCCCGTCCTCGGCGAGCCTCCCGTCTGGGTCTGCTGATGTGCTGGGGTTGAGGATGTGGTCGACGACCATGGGCAGGATCGGCACGTCATTCCCGCGCACTGTTTCGGTCAGGGCGGTGTCGATGGCGGTGTGCTCCAACGGCGACAGGGGTCTGGTCAGGACGGTTTCGGCCAGTGCGCCGATGAGGTCGCGGCGTCGGGATGCGATGGTGGAGGCCCATTCGACATCCTCCATCCCTGCGGGCCGGTATCCCTCATCCAACGGGTTGAGCCTGGTCGACAGGCCGTGTCCGAGGACGATGGCCCGGCCGCCGACGGCTTCGGCGACGGCGGTGTGTTCTCCTTTCGGGTCTCCGGGCACGTAGACGCGGCGCCCGAATGGGAGTGAGCGGGTGTAGAGGCTCTTGGCCAGTGAGGACTTCCCGGAGCCGACAATCCCCGCAAGGACCAGGTTGGGTGCGGTGATGACGCCGCGGGCGTAGAGCACCCACGGGTCGTACACGAAGCTGCCACCCGAGTAGAGGTCCTGCCCAACGAACACGCCATCGGAGCCCAGTCCGCCTTCGGCGAGGAACGGGTAGGCCCCGGCCAAGGTCGCGGACGTATCTTGATGGCGCGGGAGCCGGAACTTGCCCGGTGAACGCAGTTGAGCGGGTCCCGGCTCACC contains these protein-coding regions:
- a CDS encoding VirB4 family type IV secretion system protein, giving the protein MTAHEPETLHTAVLVAPAKERRHLRKRRRQAAARLQSEQRAAEREAARAKADAERAERKATTYLPAAGEPGPAQLRSPGKFRLPRHQDTSATLAGAYPFLAEGGLGSDGVFVGQDLYSGGSFVYDPWVLYARGVITAPNLVLAGIVGSGKSSLAKSLYTRSLPFGRRVYVPGDPKGEHTAVAEAVGGRAIVLGHGLSTRLNPLDEGYRPAGMEDVEWASTIASRRRDLIGALAETVLTRPLSPLEHTAIDTALTETVRGNDVPILPMVVDHILNPSTSADPDGRLAEDGRLVGHALRRLVAGDLAGLFDGPSTVTFDPTLPMISLDLSRVAENSTLISVLMTCSSAWMESALLDPAGGQRWCIYDEAWRLMSHPALLKRMDAHWRLARHYGIANMLIFHKLTDLENVGDQGSAMRSLANSLLANAETRIIYRQESDQLGTTARTLGLTGTEQKLLPGLGVGQGLWRIKDRSFVCQHQLHPDELALFDTTTRMTS